GAAGGATTTCCTAAGTCTACAATATCATCATCCATTTGCTTTACAATCTCATAGGAATCACGAGGTTGAGTCTTCCTCACTATATGCCAACCTTTGTTGGAGTTATCAATAGCATAAAACACTTGAGATGCTTGCTCCGCTAAAATAAAAGGCTCATTTGTGTTCAAAAATCTCCTTAGATTAACACTCACGAATTCATACTCATCTTTTTTAACTCTCTTTATTTTATCATACACATCAAACCAATTACATCGAAATAAAATCACTCTTCCACCCATGACAAATTGCAATTCAATCACATCTGTCAAAATTCCATAGTAATCAATGTTCTCACTATCTTTATCATTCTCACCAACTACAATAACACTACAATTTTGAGTCCTTAAATTATTATCATAATCTTTTACATGAAATCTATATCCATTAACAATGTAACCATTAAAATGTGTCGTATATTAGGTAGGACCACCTGAAAGTGAGAGCAGATCTTCCATGATCCGACTATCATCTCCTTTATGCAATTGTGCAGCCTATTAATAAGATTAAGTTGAATAATTTAGAATTAGTAATACAACATTAAAATGTCAAATTTGATGTTTATGTATTACTTACCCTAACGTTCGGTTCCATTTTGCATCAGACAAGTGTTGCGCAGTATCCACATGAGTTTGTGCAAACTCTCTACAAATTTGAAGTGAACCATAAATgtcatataaaaaaaattaccctaaaagaaaataagaaaaatcaGACGATATGAAAGAACTCTCCGTACTCGAGATATGGTATGACTTCATCGCAATTCTTCAGTGTGTATATATGTGCTTGTTCCAATTCATTTGCTTCAAGCTCACATTGTTCTTTAGCTCCCAAAGTACTTCCAGGTTGATAAAACATAGATAAACCTCCATTAGATTTTTTCAAACCCCCGTCATAATTTCGTTCAGGTCAATTGAATTTTGTGTCAATCGTATGCAGATACCGTGAACATAAGGTCATACATTCATTTGCAATGTAGCCCTCTGCAATAGAGCCTTCTGGACATGCCCTATTATCAATAAgagatttcaaaaaatttaacCATTGTTCCACAGGATACATCCATCGATAATGAATAGGTCCAGCAATCTTAGCTTCACTAGCTAAATGGATAGGCAAGTGCACCATGACATCAAAAAATGAAGGGGGGAAGACCTTTTCTAACTTGCAAAGTGTTATGGGAATTTGCGCTTCAATTTGTTCCAAGTCATCAATCCTTAACTCCTTTGATCCAAGCACATTAAAGAATAAAGATAACTCAATAACCGGTTCACACACTTCTTTGGACAACATACCACGAAGTGCAAGGGGGAGTATATGTTGCAGAAGGACATGGAAATCATGACTTTTCAACCCAGGTATCTTGTGATCTTTCAGGTTCACACATTGAGAAATATTAGATGAAAACCCATCAGGAACCTTTAAATTCTTTAGGAATTGGCATAATTTGTGCTTACTTTCGGGAGGCAATGTGTAGCATACAGTTGGAACTTCAACTTTCTACCCTCTTTGGATGGGGTTCAATTCCGGCCTAATATTCATGTCTTGCAAGTCTAATCGAGTTTTAATTGTATCCTTGGTCTTTCCTTTGACATTCATGATTGTTCCCATAATATTATCAcatatatttttttcaatatGCATAACATTCAAATTATGTCGCAACAAGAGAGACTTTCAATATGGAAGTTCAAAAACAATACTTTTCTTGTTCCAATTATCCTTTCGATTTTCATGTGAtatcttcttccttttctttagATCCTTTGTTAACTGTATCCCTTCAAGATCTTGCAATTGATTAAGTATCTCAATACCAGAACACATTTTTGGTGGGAGCCTTTTCTCTTTTGTACCATCAAATGAATCCTTGTCATTCCTCCATTTGTGGCTAAGAGGAAGGTAGCGTCGATGACCCATAAAGTATTGCTTCTTACTATTAGCCAATCGAATTGAGGAGGTGTCTTTATTGCAACATGGACGCACCAATTTTCCTTTTGTACTCCATCCAGATAAATTTCCATAGGCTAAAAAGTCATTGATGGTCCATAACAAAGAAGCATGCAACTTAAAATTCTGTCTAGATGATGCATCAAAGGTCTCAATGCCAACTTCCcacaactccttcaattcttctATTAAACGTTGAAGATATATATCAATTGCATCTCCTGGACTACCTGGACCAGGAATAAGCATTgacaaaataaaattttcttgTTTCATACACAACCAAGGTAGTAAATTATAAGGAATAAGAACCACAGGCCAAATGCTATATAAGGTTTTTGAATTCCGAAATGGCTGAAATCTATCACTAGCAAGTCCAAGTCGGACATTACGAGGCTCTGTCGCAAATGAAGGATGAAGTTCATCAAATGGACTTCAACGCCATTGAATCAGCTGGGTGCCTCATTATTCCATCATCAACTCTTTTATCTTTATGCCATGTCATTAAAGTAGATGTCTTTGTGGACATAAACAACCTCTGAAGCCTAGGCTTTAATGGAAAATAGCGTAAAGTCTTTGATGCTATCTTCTTACCTTTTTTATTCCTTGTTTCCCCGCTATGTCTATCTATTTTCCATCTAGA
This sequence is a window from Nicotiana tomentosiformis chromosome 5, ASM39032v3, whole genome shotgun sequence. Protein-coding genes within it:
- the LOC117278977 gene encoding uncharacterized protein, yielding MLIPGPGSPGDAIDIYLQRLIEELKELWEVGIETFDASSRQNFKLHASLLWTINDFLAYGNLSGWSTKGKLVRPCCNKDTSSIRLANSKKQYFMGHRRYLPLSHKWRNDKDSFDGTKEKRLPPKMCSGIEILNQLQDLEGIQLTKDLKKRKKISHENRKDNWNKKNHKIPGLKSHDFHVLLQHILPLALRGMLSKEVCEPVIELSLFFNVLGSKELRIDDLEQIEAQIPITLCKLEKVFPPSFFDVMVHLPIHLASEAKIAGPIHYRWMYPVEQWLNFLKSLIDNRACPEGSIAEGYIANECMTLCSREFAQTHVDTAQHLSDAKWNRTLGFHVKDYDNNLRTQNCSVIVVGENDKDSENIDYYGILTDVIELQFVMGGRVILFRCNWFDVYDKIKRVKKDEYEFVSVNLRRFLNTNEPFILAEQASQVFYAIDNSNKGWHIVRKTQPRDSYEIVKQMDDDIVDLGNPSQKKRKRTDEVKFNMKPSKTENEVESTMKSTTRYAFVPLGTIRKGQGRGRGRGRGLRSLVEKENMPTKSLFPQSIDLVKQYIQTI